Proteins found in one Nymphalis io chromosome 4, ilAglIoxx1.1, whole genome shotgun sequence genomic segment:
- the LOC126768195 gene encoding uncharacterized protein LOC126768195: MLRNFRRCLFLSPQPQYFLSKKTFLTNEYKCTEAWNTQTASPLLTKVNLHDFYNILDQNYSSKGVISAIDVDIFANAVKDPAYLDELKDLLHKLRLSAETGNTLESTNHATIRNFIEFGNLQDLVQILKDPLNFGLFLDFYTANILLDKLITTQNYELGANVASLIMLQEDFSNEITNTLCQYVCFKYLSEYKVTLVEQPPQAEKNKKKEEIKIRIKFLRNPYFDDHFDITDLKILSGKTLAWISKIANDNVSCNLQLIGWLFYKKYENLLSLCEELACTKTFKVYTEVIDFIKRESENVEEDVKELLLKAIKILNNASFADIKLEESIKIAIENAINKIQNKDILEQNELFKNWELIREKKLEEQSKRLDRTKRMKLIEEKQKQLQVEEQKLWFFENEENIDLQIEEKEQMEDTVTKSKKVAEQITDEDYIPPVILPKRK, encoded by the exons aTGTTACGTAATTTCAGACGGTGCTTGTTTCTTAGTCCACAACCTCAATATTTCTTATCCAAAAAAACCTTTCTAACCAATGAGTATAAATGTACAGAGGCTTGGAATACGCAAACAGCTTCTCCATTACTGACTAAAGTAAATCTTcacgatttttataatatacttgacCAAAATTACTCATCGAAAGGCGTGATAAGTGCAATCGATGTTGACATTTTTGCAAATGCAGTGAAAGATCCTGCCTATCTCGATGAGCTTAAAGATCTCTTGCATAAGTTAAGACTTTCAGCCGAAACTGGAAATACTTTGGAATCAACAAACCACGCTACTATAcgaaattttattgaatttggaAATTTACAAGATTTAGTACAAATTCTTAAAGATCCTTTAAATTTTGGATTATTTCTAGACTTTTACACAGCCAACATATTGCTAGATAAACTAATAACTACACAAAATTATGAACTTGGGGCTAATGTTGCTTCCCTTATTATGTTACAAGAAGATTTCTCCAATGAAATCACTAATACTTTATGTCAATATGTATGCTTCAAATATTTGTCAGAATATAAGGTGACACTTGTTGAACAACCACCACAAgcagaaaaaaataagaaaaaagaagaaataaaaataaggataAAATTTTTAAGGAACCCATATTTTGATGACCATTTTGACATAACAGATTTAAAGATATTGTCTGGAAAAACATTAGCTTGGATATCAAAAATAGCGAATGATAATGTTAGTTGTAATTTACAACTAATTGGTTggttattctataaaaaatatgaaaatctaTTATCTTTATGTGAAGAATTAGCTTGTACAAAAACATTCAAAGTATATACAGaagtaattgattttataaaaagagaATCTGAAAATGTGGAAGAAGATGTTAAAGAACTTTTACTAAaagctattaaaatattgaacaatGCTTCTTTTGCTGATATCAAGTTAGAAGAGTCTATTAAAATTGCTATAGAAaatgctattaataaaatacaaaacaaagatATACTGGAACAAAATGAG ttattCAAAAATTGGGAGTTAATAAGGGAGAAGAAACTTGAAGAACAATCAAAACGTTTAGACAGAACAAAACGAATGAAACTAATTGAAGAGAAGCAAAAACAATTGCAAGTAGAAGAACAAAAATTATGGTTCTTTGAAAATGAAGAGAATATTGATTTACAAATTGAGGAAAAAGAGCAAATGGAAGATACTGTTACTAAATCTAAGAAAGTAGCTGAACAGATTACTGATGAAGACTATATACCACCTGTAATTTTGCCTAAGCGAAAATAA